A region from the Nitrospirota bacterium genome encodes:
- a CDS encoding citrate/2-methylcitrate synthase has product MVTKVDIKEGASDGKATKNIGLRGVTVADTKISDVDGENGILIYRGYRIEDLAKNSTFEETAYLLLNGDLPSKDQLKEFRQRLLKARQIPGFVLNSLKAWPHGARPMDALQASIPALAMADPELDRETRDANTAKAVRLIARLPAVVAAWQRIRHDLEPLAPDDRLSHAENFLWQMTGKHPDPEVAMDLDVALILHADHSFNASTFACRAVVSTQAHMYAGVAAGVGALSGGLHGGANALVMKMLMELRSEKDIPGWVRRELEAGRKIMGMGHAVYKTNDPRARFLREMGKRLGEKLGQDEWRRMLAVIEETALTELVKKGKTTIKPNVDFYSAPVYHMMGIPGDMMTPVFAVARIAGWTAHIIEEKFGEAQGKPALYRPSSEYVGNYCGKTGCLYAPVEKRTENSKSETLASK; this is encoded by the coding sequence ATGGTTACCAAGGTTGACATAAAGGAAGGCGCCTCTGACGGGAAGGCGACCAAGAACATAGGGCTGCGGGGGGTAACAGTCGCAGACACGAAGATCTCCGATGTTGACGGCGAGAACGGCATCCTGATCTACCGCGGATACCGGATCGAGGACCTGGCAAAGAACTCCACGTTCGAAGAGACCGCCTATCTCCTGCTGAACGGAGATCTTCCGTCCAAGGACCAACTGAAGGAGTTCAGGCAGCGGCTTCTGAAAGCTCGCCAGATCCCGGGTTTTGTCCTGAACTCGCTCAAGGCCTGGCCGCACGGCGCCCGTCCGATGGACGCGCTCCAGGCGTCGATCCCGGCCCTGGCCATGGCCGATCCTGAGCTGGATAGAGAGACGAGAGATGCCAATACCGCCAAAGCGGTGCGGCTCATCGCCCGGCTCCCGGCCGTCGTTGCGGCCTGGCAGCGGATCCGGCATGACCTCGAGCCGCTCGCACCCGATGACCGTCTTTCCCATGCCGAGAACTTCCTGTGGCAAATGACGGGGAAGCATCCCGATCCTGAAGTTGCCATGGACCTGGATGTTGCGCTTATCCTGCACGCCGACCACTCCTTCAATGCATCCACGTTCGCCTGCCGTGCGGTCGTTTCCACGCAGGCGCACATGTATGCCGGCGTCGCCGCGGGGGTGGGCGCCCTCTCCGGCGGATTGCATGGCGGCGCGAACGCCCTCGTCATGAAGATGCTTATGGAACTGAGGAGCGAGAAGGACATCCCGGGATGGGTGCGGCGCGAACTCGAGGCGGGCAGGAAGATCATGGGCATGGGCCATGCGGTGTACAAGACGAACGATCCGCGCGCCCGGTTCCTGAGGGAAATGGGCAAACGGCTGGGCGAAAAGCTCGGCCAGGATGAGTGGCGCCGGATGCTCGCGGTGATCGAGGAGACGGCGCTCACCGAACTCGTGAAGAAGGGCAAGACCACGATCAAACCGAACGTCGATTTCTACAGCGCGCCCGTGTACCACATGATGGGCATTCCGGGAGATATGATGACCCCGGTCTTCGCCGTGGCACGGATCGCGGGATGGACCGCGCATATCATCGAAGAGAAGTTCGGCGAGGCCCAGGGCAAGCCCGCGCTCTACCGGCCCTCGTCGGAGTATGTGGGGAATTATTGCGGGAAGACAGGGTGCTTGTACGCGCCGGTGGAGAAGAGGACAGAAAACTCGAAATCCGAAACGCTTGCGTCAAAGTAA
- a CDS encoding NAD-dependent succinate-semialdehyde dehydrogenase, with protein sequence MALKKAARKKVKTTGAAKKRASSSKGVKTMKVSSLKSYREKRKTIPSVNPYTEQVMSDIPLLTRDEINAQVVRSREAFRSWRDVAVADRASLVRRLGEHLRAEKRKYAEVITREMGKAIKESLAEIEKCAWLCDYYAENAARMLAPEEIKTDNKKSTVMFQPLGVALAIMPWNFPYWQAFRFGIPAVTAGNVVLLKHASNVPRTALSIEDAFRAAGFPQDVFRTLIIDAKETLNLIDTDKVDAVSLTGSNGAGEQVGAHAGGRIKKLVLELGGSDPFIVLDDADVEKAGRMAANARMINAGQSCIAAKRFIVMDSVADEFRKHFLARLAELKVGDPMDEKTDVGPLARRDLADTLQKQLRDAKAGGAEVVQFDIASFKKGFFFPPTAVFNPKLDSKVMTEEVFGPVAPVVVVKSEDEAIRIANNTEYGLGASVWSRNTDRAERIAARIESGVVAINDMVKSDPRLPFGGVKKSGIGRELSSYGLKEFVNIKTIVVKE encoded by the coding sequence ATGGCACTCAAAAAGGCAGCCAGGAAAAAAGTGAAGACAACCGGGGCAGCGAAAAAACGCGCGTCCTCCTCCAAGGGGGTGAAAACCATGAAGGTCAGTTCATTGAAATCATACCGAGAGAAGAGAAAGACAATTCCGTCGGTCAATCCTTATACGGAGCAGGTCATGTCGGATATCCCGCTCCTGACCCGTGACGAGATCAACGCCCAGGTCGTCCGATCCCGGGAGGCGTTCAGGTCCTGGAGGGATGTAGCCGTAGCGGACCGTGCGTCGCTGGTCAGGCGGCTCGGCGAGCACCTGCGGGCGGAGAAGCGGAAATACGCGGAGGTGATCACCCGGGAGATGGGCAAGGCCATCAAGGAGTCGCTAGCCGAAATCGAGAAGTGCGCGTGGCTATGCGATTACTATGCCGAAAATGCCGCGCGGATGCTCGCGCCCGAGGAGATCAAGACCGACAACAAAAAGAGCACGGTCATGTTCCAGCCCCTCGGCGTGGCGCTCGCCATCATGCCCTGGAACTTTCCCTACTGGCAGGCATTCCGGTTCGGCATTCCCGCGGTCACGGCGGGGAACGTGGTCCTCTTGAAACACGCGTCGAACGTTCCGCGTACCGCGCTCTCCATCGAGGACGCGTTCAGGGCGGCGGGCTTCCCGCAGGACGTGTTCAGGACCCTGATCATCGATGCCAAGGAGACGCTCAACCTGATCGATACGGACAAGGTTGACGCCGTGTCGCTCACCGGAAGCAACGGCGCGGGCGAGCAGGTCGGCGCCCATGCAGGAGGCAGGATCAAGAAGCTCGTGCTCGAACTCGGCGGGTCAGACCCGTTCATCGTACTGGACGACGCCGATGTGGAAAAAGCAGGCAGGATGGCGGCCAATGCTCGCATGATCAATGCCGGCCAGAGCTGCATCGCGGCCAAGCGGTTTATCGTGATGGACTCCGTGGCTGATGAATTCAGGAAGCATTTCCTGGCCCGGCTCGCGGAGCTGAAGGTCGGCGACCCCATGGACGAGAAGACCGATGTGGGACCGCTGGCGCGGCGCGATCTCGCGGACACGCTCCAGAAACAGCTGCGCGACGCGAAGGCGGGCGGCGCCGAGGTCGTCCAGTTTGATATCGCCTCCTTCAAGAAGGGGTTCTTCTTCCCGCCGACCGCGGTGTTCAACCCGAAGCTCGACAGCAAGGTCATGACCGAGGAGGTGTTCGGCCCCGTTGCTCCGGTCGTCGTCGTGAAGAGCGAGGACGAGGCAATCCGGATTGCGAACAACACGGAATATGGCCTCGGCGCGTCGGTCTGGAGCAGGAACACGGATCGGGCCGAGAGGATCGCCGCCAGGATCGAATCCGGGGTCGTCGCGATCAACGACATGGTGAAGTCAGACCCGCGGCTGCCTTTCGGCGGGGTCAAGAAGTCCGGCATCGGCAGGGAGCTGTCATCATACGGCCTGAAGGAGTTCGTGAACATCAAGACGATCGTGGTGAAGGAATAA